Genomic window (Eubalaena glacialis isolate mEubGla1 chromosome X, mEubGla1.1.hap2.+ XY, whole genome shotgun sequence):
TCCTGCACACGGGGAGTCCCATCTTCGTGTTCCCCTGGCCGCAGCAGACCAAGACCTCCCCTTACCCCCGGTGGTGGCAGCAGGGCATCTGGTTCCTGGTTGGTGTGCTAGTTGGTGCTCCCTCAGAGTCACCCTCATGTGAATGCCTGTGGGAACTGTATCTTCCACAGTGGTCTGTATACTTAGGTTGTTAAACATTTTGAACACCACCCCGTAtgtaggtgtgtatatatgtatacatacatactacTTACGGCGAAGCCATCTAAACACAGCAATCTTGTGTATTACtttgctatttatatatttattttatttaaatacttttttaaaaaaaatttttggctgcgttgggtcttcgccgcTGCGCGCGGGCCCCCTCCAATTGCAGCCAGCACtgttcgttgaggtgcgcgggcctctcgccgTGGCAGcgtcacttgttgcggagcacgagctccagGCGAGCGgccctcagtagctgtggttcatgggcgctagagcgcaggctcagtagttgtggcgcacgggctcagcccctccgtggcacgtgagatcctcctggaccaggccctaacccccctcccccccgcgcgcccccccccccccccaccgcactggcaggcagactcccaaccactgcgccaccagggaagtccgacttTGCTATTTAAATAAGGGAAAACATAATTCTAAAATCTGGATTACATTAAGTATTCAGAGTTCTTTGGGTgcctaaaataaaatctttcttaGAGGTATTTGGATATATTGCTGAGTATGTTTAAATGGATTTAACTTAAAAAGTGTTCTAGAATCTATACTTCCTATTGGCTTATGTAGTATCTTATCAACTTGTATTTACTGGTCCTACAGAGAAGCTGAACACATTTCCTTGTTCTGCCCTTATTATGTGTTCCTCACCTTTGGGGAGGGTAATAGCTTTATTCTTCCATTTAGTCTGTTGCATTTGTGCTAGGCATCTAGGATAGGATTTCCACAAAGAGAAAGTCAGATTCCCCTAAATTTTATGATCTGGACAGCTATTCTTAGGAAATGACACGGGAGCCCCAATTAATTCCCCAAAGGTCACTCAATTGAAAAGTCAGGAAGTGGAATTGATTGAAAGTCATTATCAACTTGACCTAGATTTTCACCAGTAACTGAAAGGACAAGAGACTTTTGAGCCAATTATTGTCGCTTTCagagtttaaacattttttttttttgaagattacaAGTGGTTCTAAAATATTCATGCACATTCATTCTTGTTGCTATCTCTACAACAAGCAGAACTTTCCCAGTGGTTGCTAGGTTTCATAGTTTTTCCTCACTCAAGGCCctattgaaatatttgaaattatcaAAGTATTATCACATGgtggaaaatttgaaaaatagagaaaaggaatgaaaaagtcCCTGAATATTGGTACTTGAACATAATAGTATGTACTTTTTGTTTTAgtgtattattttatctttctatttttgtatAGCTGTAATTGATgcttatatataattttgtatactgACCTTTACAGTTAACATATTGTTTTGTCCTTGTCTTCCATAGCCTTCATTACCGTTATTTTAACAGCTGTCTGATATTAAGTAAACTGTACCCTGATTTATTTAATCACTGCTTCTCCTCCCACTCGTAATTCttaccttctcctcctccttccctgtaCTCTCTCTGTTGAATCACCAGTTTTCTTATTAGGACCAGTGAAAATAACACTGAAGTAGGAGCCTAATGATTTGGACTGTGTGACTTGGCCAGGTTCCGTAATTTCTCCATCGTTGTTTCCCATCTGTCATATGGGAGTAACAGCGGCTGGCCCTTCCTTACTCCCAAACACTTAACCTGTCTtacaggaagaagtaaaaattgTCCCCTATTACCTGTGATGTCCATTAAACAAATGGAATAGATTAACTGAACCAggctaagaaatagaaaatatgctcagtttaataattaaaacaatttaaaatttatcctTCTAAACATAGGTAAGATGTTGGCAAATTTGTAATCACTTGCCTCTGAGTTTTGCTGCCCACGATCATTTTCATGGCTATGGTAGGACCATATTTATGTAAAGTATTTTTAGACTTGGAACTCTTCTTCTTTAGGAAATTTTTGGGTGGTTTTCCATTTAATGTCTGTAGAACAACCTGAATGTCAAGTTTTTGTTTTCGAATGGAACAGGAAAGTACCACTATTAGCAGACTCTTctaaaagtaacaactgaccccattgatagtacaaaaaaagttaatattttttttaacatctttattggagtataattgctttacagtggtgtgttagtttctgctgtataacaaagtgaatgagctatacatgtacatatatccccatatcccctccctcttgcgtctctctcccactctccctatcccacccctctaggtggtcacaaagcaccgagctgatctccctgtgctatgcggctgcttcccactagctatctattttacatttggtagtgtacatatgtccatgccactctctcacttcatcccagcttacccttccccctccccgtgtcctcaagtccattctctacgtctgcgtctaaaaaaagttaatatttttgaagGAAATTCCTTTGGGAGAATTTTCCGGAGCACGCTCTGAACCCAAGAACGTATCCGAATTTTCTGTCAGTTACAATCATATTCTGAAAGTTCTGGCAGAGCTGTCTTTGGAACAAAAGCTGAAAAAAGGTTGAACACTGGACACATCTTTAAACTGTGTGATCCGGGAACGCATTAGAATTGCTAGTTAGGGTTGCTTCTTAAAACAAGGAGCTTACTCTGTTTCTTCTGAGGCTGAGTATAAACATCTATCTAAAATACAATCgattgtaaaatttcttttcattatgaaGCATCTCAAACATCAGAAAAGTATGTAAAATCGTATTTTGAACACCTCTAGctttaacaaatattaaacatATTGCCATATTAGctgtatacatgtacacacacattttaaatgaataaagcagATACATTGGAAATTCTTTGTGTAGTCCTCCTTGACCTAATGTCCTTCTTCCCTGCCTATCTCCTTCCCTAGATACGCTCTCTTGAATTCAGTGTTTCTCATTCCCATGCATTTCTTTATGCTTCTGCTACATAGGTATGTGCCCATAAACAGCATGTAGTATTGTTTTAtaagttttagaattttaaattctCTAATACATACAACTTGTCTTATTTACTCAGCATTGCTTTTGAGATTATTTCATGTTCACACATACAGACCATTTGTTTAGACTTCTGTGTGGTTTTCCATTATGTGATTATACCACGATTTATTCATCAGCCACCTCCCCTAAGAGGATTGAGGGAGGGACAGTTGGAAGTCTTATCTCTGCAACTTGTTGGCCAAGTAGAACACCAAACATGCCAGGAATTGATACTTTCAttcctgcctttctctctgtgccattaattattttattcttttctttatattttggccTGGTCCCCTGGAAAGATTGCTAAGATGAGTCATTAACAAAAGTTACTCTGCAGACAAAATGAGTACCCGTGATATGTTAGGGAAGAGATAAACCTGAGCCAGACACTGGCCAACAAATAGGCTGCTGTCAAGTCTGTAACTGTCAAGTTGTGTATATTCATTCATATCTGTAATGTGATGCCTGTGGGTCTCATAAACCTTCATttgccatattttaatttttgcttttaaaagagtATCATGgcttaaatttacaaaaatattacaGCTAATAAGAATAGGATTACTCTTGGTTATTTGCTTATtcaaatgtgtatttttcttattttatttgccacagtaatatattttaaaaccaaagcATTAGGGATCACTACAAACCACTGCTTTTACTGTTACATGGatattatttacaatatttaGGTTAAGTACTGCTACTTTTGTAGATAGAGTGCCTATAGAATTAAAACTGTCTGCCATTCTCCttccaaaaaaaagagaaggaactcAAGAATCAATTATGTCTTTCTCCCTATTTTAATAGACAACATTGTTGTGAGCCATcaacttcctttttttccatgCGAGCTTTAATCTATGATTTGCCTCTGTAGTTTCATGAATCTTTAGTGACCAGAGCATTTTTTGAGCGTTGATAGGTAATTTCAATTAATAATCAAACTATTCTAGTGACTCCATTGTGCTTAGGGTAGAAAATAAGTCTGaatcactttcatttttttttccttcatgaacAAATACTGATTACAGTAAATTAGATTTTAACATTTGACTAAATCATCATCTGTGAACTAAACGAGGTTTCAGCTGAATAAACTGAAAGTTTATATTCTGAACTTTCTGAACTATTAGAACTATTAGAAGAACTATTCTGAATAGAACTAGTTCTGTTCAGTTCTAGAAAGAACTAGTTCGTTCTATTCTGAAAGAACTATTCTGAACTATTAGAAGAACCTATGTGACAAATAAAGTACACATTTTTAGAAAAGGTCAAGGACTCATGTGGGCGAAGAAATTTCAAACCTAAGATAATATGTTCTGTAAAGGCTAAAGTAGATTTTTCAGTTATAAAGCAAATGAAATGCATTGTAAATTACTGCAGCTTCTCGTTTTTTACTGTCATCCAGAAATGACCATATTGATTTttgagctttttattttaaaagaaaatcactgaGATTAAATTTCATGGCTTTGTGAAGACTGGGTTAACCGGTGGTGGCTGAGAGATGATGTGAGGAGTGCAGCGTCTCTGCTGCTCGCTCATTTGTGTGCTGAAGTCTTTTTTTTCAGAGCCATCTTTTATCTGCACTTAGAACAGTGATGGTTGTGGTTTGTTTTATTCAGATCAAGTTTTCAGAATCTGACTACTTCGGCAACGTCCTGCAAACCCGCAAGTATTTAGCACAGACTGATTTCTTCTGGCTGAGAAAAGCTGTTCCAAAAACAGAgtgagtaagaaaaataaaaaaaagaaagaaagaaagaaaaaaaaaagtgaaatagatAAATATGTTGGTGGGAAGTGGAGCTTCTTTAGATCAAACTTTGTAATTCCCCTCAAGTCAGAGTAGCTGGCtcgccagtttttttttttttttttttttaattaattatttatttatttatttatttttgctgtgttgggtcttcgtttctgtgcgagggctttctctagtttcggcaagcgggggccactcttcatcgcggtgcgcgggcctctcactatcgcggcctctctcgttgcggagcacaggctccagatgcgcaggctcagtgatcgtggctcacgggcccagttgctccgcggcatgtgggatcctcccagaccagggctcgaacccgtgtcccctgcattggcaggcagattctcaaccactgcgccaccagggaagccctggccagtTATTTTTGTTTGGCAAAATTTGTGTTATGTTTTGACAACTCTTATTTCTGACATTATATGAACCAGTTGTTCAATCTAATTATGACTACCCTACTCGTAGCATCAACACATATGAAAAGAAGGCTTATTAAGATGCAAATGTTCAAATCATTTCTAGATCttgttatgaatatatatataagcaaatTTCTCTAGAATTTCACACTCAGGCAGAAAATTTTGAATATCTtaaaaaccaaatatttaaaaagtaaagtatgATTACAAATGTAGAAGTAAttgtatacaggcatacctcattttattgcacttggcTGTATTGAACTTTGCAGACagtgcgttttttacaaattgaaggtttgtggcaacactgtgttgtcagatgatggttagcattttttagagataaagtattttaaaattaagttatatacatttttttagctATAATgccattgcacacttaacagactaccatatagtataaacataacttttatatgcctgggaaaccaaaaaatttgtgatatttgctttattatggtggtctggaactgaacctacaatctccgaggtatgcctgtgaTTATGAAGTAACTATAGGATCTTTGTTGAGGTAATGCGTGTCAAAGAACTGATAGCTCTATTATTTTCCTCCAGTAGCAGTTATGATTTATATCCCTCTTCTCAGCAAGCGGTAAGAACCTTTCCTACAGGTAGGGAAGTTTCACTAGGAACTATTGGGGTCAGGGCCAGTCATGATTTTCTTCCCTAGCAAAGTgtgaatgatgatgatgatagcaacTAAAAATTATTATGTGTTTATAATGTTCCAGGAAGTGacttacatattttaattcattttatcctCTAGTCAATTCTGTGAGGTGTAGGTActatttattatccccattttacaaaatgaaCAAGAGGCTTACAACTGAGAAATTCTTCAGCTCAGGTTTAGATTACTTTGTGTTCTGCCTGCTGGTATTACTCTGTTCTGCTATGACCCAATTCTCCAgggttgttttctctctcttctccggATTGGATTATTTCTATTGATCCATCTTCAAATTCACCAGTTCTTTCTTCTGTATTCTCAAATTTGCTGGTGACTCATCAatacaattttcattttgattattgcACTTTTCAACTCCTGAAgttccatttgtctttttttaaatagtttctatttctttgttacgactctttttttttttaatatatatttttttactttattatttatttatttatttatttatggctgtgttgggtcttcgtttctgtgcgagggctttctctagttgtggcaagtgggggccactcttcatcgcggtgcgtgggcctctcactatcgcggcctctcttgttgcggagcacaggctccagacgcgcaggctccagacgcggaggctcagtaattgtggctcacgggcccagttgctccgcggcacgtgggatcttcccagaccagggctcgaacccgtgtcccctgcattggcaggcagattctcaaccactgcgccaccagggaagccctgttacgACTCTTTGTTGTCATTGTCatcatattttctattaattgtttgaatacagtttattttaattctttgaacTAATTTACAGTTGCTGCTTTCAAGTCTTTGTCTGTTAAATCCAACATATGGGCTCACTCAGAGTCAGTTTTTATTGATTGCTTTTCTTTACACTTTTTCTTCCAGCATCATTTTTTGTCGTTGTTGAAAATGACATTTAGGATAATGTTTTGTAGCAACTGTggattctgatttatttttctgaggcttttttaaaagtaactttccTGGACTAACACTGTAGAATCTGTCTCTGCTACAGTATGTGGCCATGGATGtctctactcattttttaaattctcatttttattttttagcctcACTTCATGGAGGTTGTCCCTGAGTCTGCATAGCTTAGTCGTCAGCCAGGGATCAGGGCAGAGCTTGTGCTCAGACACTTTGAACCTGTAGGGCTTCTGCCCTCTGCCAGTTGATCTGCGTGGGGCTTGGGTGTGCATTCAAAGTCACCAGCCCTTCCCAGTCACCCTTGGAGTTTACTTTCTACTGGGCTCTCTTGGGTCTCCCCTGTACACATGACTAGTTTCCCAGTCAGCCAGGGATGTGTGGAGAGCTGATCTCACCCTTCTATGACTCTTTCAGTTCCACTGTCTCCCTTTTAAATTTCTGGCTGATCTGTCACTTTCCCCAATGGGAACTGTAACTTCAGGCTCACAAAGCTGTGGGTTTTCCTCGTTTGTTTTCTACCAGGTTTATCACTTTCAGCTGGCATAGTTGCAAGTTTTTACCCCCACCCCAAGTGAGTTCACCCCCTGTGGCAGCAAAGCTGCTGGTTTTCCAGCCAGCCCTATCCTAATAAAATAAGTTCTTGCTGATTGAGCTGGGAGGGATGCTGGTAGTCCCAGGCAAGAAGGCCACAGACTCCTGTTCTACTTCCTCTTAAGTTGTAgcagtttttcaaaattaaacatttttcaatgTGTTGTTTGCCTTTGATCAATTCCCAGGGCCCTAAAATGGTTGTTTGTTGAcagttttgtccatttttatactttttttttttacgaatGAGGCAATTTATTAACccagcatcttttgttctaatgctGCTTGTTGGCAGCTGCCCCCTGTCCAGCGATTCTGTCCAGATCTCTCTGTCCCTGAGGTGTTAGTTTGTGGCCCCCATCTTGGTCCTTTTCCACCATTTTCAGCCCCTCCAGGGCTTGGAGGACCCGACGGGCCACGCTCTTGGAGCCTCTGCTGAAGTGGCTGGGCGTGACTCCATTTCTCTGATGCCCCCCATAGATCTTGGTCATGGAACCAACCCCAGCGCCGCCCCGGAGGTACAGGTGCCGTGCTGGGCAGGCAGCTCGTGTGTAGAACCAGTTCTCATCGTAGGGAGCGAGCTCTTTGTGCTTGGCCAGCTTGACAGTGTCCACCCATGCAGGGACTTGCAGCTTCCCGGACTTTTTGAGGAAGGCTGCCAGAGCTCTGACGAACTCCCGCTGGTTCACGTCTTTTACCGTAACTCCAGGCATCGTGCGGCCTCCAAGCTGCCAGCCAGGGGAAAGGTATACTTGGCTTTTGTGGAAAGGATTTGTTGACCTTTTCATAGTGTCATAGCTGGAAGCCTGACTTCcatggcccttttttttttttttttcacggcCCACGTTTTAACCTTGTCTGATATTCTGGTCTCCAGATCTTTGGCTGGCTCTTTTTATGCTCTATGGGTCTCTCGTGACTCCCTCTTCCAACTCCCTCCTCTGTTCTGGCCTCTAGAAAAACTCTAGGCCCTTTACCCTCCCTTGGCTTAAGCTGTGATTACCACCTCTCCCTCTTAGCCATGGGTCCCATCTAGCCATCCTGCCCTCTGCCCTTCAAATCTTCTTACAATATGCACCTACAGAGTAAGTTAAAAGTGTTTGACTTTAAGGAGTAGGCCTAAAGCTGAACCATTCCCCTTACCTATCCGTGACTCCCCTCAAAAGCACAAAGGAAGAAAGCAGAAGGCTTTAGAACTTCTTTGGAAATGACAGAGAGCTGATGTGAAGTCATCTGCTCCATTGTCCTTGATTTTCTCCTCTCGTCACAGTATCTCTCAGTCCATCTCGCCTGTTTCATTCCCAGCCTAAATTACTCAATAGAAATTTTAGATTTAGGGTTCTAAAACTAGCTTCTCAAATCTCACGACTTCAAATAGTTTCCAGTATCTCAGTGAGCATCTACATGTAATATGTAAATCATCCTGCCCTTTCAGGTCTACTTCAGGTAAGTTCAAACTCTTGTCTTTGCAACTTGTGAAAAATTCAAACTTCGCACCAGTATTTTTGTGAACTTTCAGGGTCTTCTCAGGGATTCTTCTATATTGGAGACGCTGCCAAGTTAATTCTTTAATTTCAGAATGTCATTATTCATTTGGGTGTATAGCAAGGCCTGGGTTGCTAATTGAAAAACTCCTAAATGTCTATTTAACATCATCCTAAAATACTGATGGGCTGTAAGATTCTAATGGCCTTGACTACTTCTAATAGTTATGCCTTGGAAAAGTGCTGGCTGACTGTGGGCTTAAGCAAACTGTGTGActtgtgtctttttcttctctgtcaatGAAAACAAATACCTCTTTCACAAGGACATTAAATTGGTTAATATTTCTGGAAAAGTTCTCCTGGAATGAAAATCAGTGCAGTGCTAGTAATTCCTCAGACCATATGTCTATATCAGGGAAAGCAATGTTAGGAAATTTAAGATTCTCTTTGCATGGTAAAGTGATGTGATAAGTCATTTTTTTAGAAGAAATTTCAGGTGGGTCCTTTTTCAGGCACTGTGGGGAATTTTAGCTTTATGATACCCATCGACTTTAATTGACATCTTTTAGGTTTGAAAATTCATGAGTTAATCGAATGAGGATGATTCTGGAGTAGCTCCACTATACTAGTTCACCTTGAACAGCACATCCTGGTTATATTTCCATAAAGCCCTGAAATAACATTTTGCTTCTTTGTGGGTATAGGAGATAAACACCCTTTATGTTTCATTCTCATGGAATCCATTTTAGCTGCACTAATGTGCATTAAGAAGTTTCTAACACGATGGGAAATGTCAGCAAGAATGAAATTAATTGGGTGGTCATCCCTGAAGGTACATATTTAGGGGTTGGTTCTCAGAATTGTCACTTCATCAGCTTGCTTAAAAATAGAGGATTTACTTCACTGCTCAGCTTGAGTCAAAAGTAATTTCTTTCCCTCAGGATCCTCTTTCTTTGACAGAAATGATTTTAAGCCAGCCTCCCTACTAACTCACTCTCATTCTACTGTGACCAAACatgtctggatttttttctctatcttctgaaaaatatgtaaaaatacatcAAATGTCTATACAAATTATGGTCCTGCCCAGAATTATCTACAGCATGGAATGGGATGGATACAATCTACAGGATATGtgaaataaagcaataaatactCTATGGTTTTTCCATTCCATATTCCCTAGACTATCTTTAAGAGTTAAtaggtaaaatgtaaaactttagcCTGatgtatatctattttatatggtCCAAAGAAATCAGGGTATCAGTGTCTTTTGCTTTAGATTATTGCATTTCATCATCACACTCTTTTTATGTATCCATTGTCCAGTATAATTTCATCtccatatatttttgaaatttatacgAGACCTCTTCCTACCTTATCTACTAAATCCTTCCCCAAACACAGACTGCAGGATCACCCTAAAGacataataaaaagaatttaaagcacTTGAATGACACTCTTTGTTCA
Coding sequences:
- the LOC133082507 gene encoding small ribosomal subunit protein eS19-like: MPGVTVKDVNQREFVRALAAFLKKSGKLQVPAWVDTVKLAKHKELAPYDENWFYTRAACPARHLYLRGGAGVGSMTKIYGGHQRNGVTPSHFSRGSKSVARRVLQALEGLKMVEKDQDGGHKLTPQGQRDLDRIAGQGAAANKQH